In Dehalogenimonas etheniformans, one genomic interval encodes:
- a CDS encoding diphthine--ammonia ligase, producing MKKAFCSWSGGKDSCLAYYLAQQEGITFSYLFNVLDEDGETSCTHGLPASLMRLQAKLAGIPLVQLKTNGIRYEEDLRKQLHEFKDQGINTGVYGNGDISPIWIGGVSKEEGLDPVFPLKDIHKTEVLNKLIVLGFKTIVVTARADLLGQQWLGKEVDEQFIIDWEQLKKKHNITPDQEAGLYHTLVLAGPIFKGQLEIVKTEKVLRNGYWFLDVRAVADTQ from the coding sequence TTGAAAAAAGCTTTTTGTTCCTGGAGCGGTGGAAAAGATAGTTGTTTGGCGTACTACCTTGCCCAACAAGAAGGTATTACATTTAGTTATCTCTTTAATGTTTTAGATGAGGACGGGGAGACTTCATGTACCCACGGACTCCCAGCTTCATTAATGCGACTTCAAGCTAAACTTGCCGGTATTCCTCTCGTGCAGTTGAAGACGAATGGAATAAGGTATGAAGAAGATCTCAGAAAACAACTTCATGAATTTAAAGACCAAGGCATCAATACAGGCGTTTATGGTAACGGTGATATCAGCCCCATTTGGATAGGAGGCGTTTCTAAAGAAGAGGGTTTGGACCCGGTCTTCCCGCTGAAAGATATCCATAAAACCGAAGTTCTCAATAAATTGATTGTCCTCGGCTTTAAGACCATCGTTGTAACGGCGAGGGCGGACTTGCTGGGTCAACAATGGCTTGGTAAGGAAGTCGATGAACAATTCATTATTGATTGGGAACAATTGAAAAAGAAACATAACATCACCCCTGATCAAGAGGCTGGTTTGTATCATACTCTAGTTCTGGCTGGGCCGATCTTCAAAGGGCAATTAGAAATCGTTAAAACCGAAAAAGTATTAAGGAACGGCTACTGGTTTTTGGACGTCCGCGCTGTTGCGGATACCCAGTGA
- a CDS encoding ABC transporter substrate-binding protein, with the protein MIVIDQIDREININFPIRRVVSLAPSITESIYALGAEELLCGVTEFCDYPKEAQLKPKIGGYSTVDIDRINLALPDLILASKIQYDRNMKSLEATHRPVLILESSNLPGMLKTIEILGQCSGKKAAVEMLIKSLNTRIESVTAKTKRLALNQRPRVYFLHELETWKTFGAGTIGDELTDLAGGYNIGRDFGTGYPRPTLSEIARANPDIIIAETGYGENPQAPFEKALNEPQLANVKAILTRQVYGVDSSLISRAGPRMVDGLESLARIFYPSIFIAGHQL; encoded by the coding sequence TTGATTGTAATTGACCAAATAGATCGTGAAATAAACATAAATTTTCCCATTAGACGTGTTGTGTCCTTAGCCCCTAGTATAACCGAATCAATATACGCACTTGGAGCAGAAGAATTATTATGCGGTGTAACCGAATTTTGTGATTACCCGAAAGAGGCTCAGCTTAAACCAAAAATTGGCGGTTATAGCACGGTGGATATTGACAGAATAAACTTGGCTTTGCCCGATTTAATACTAGCAAGCAAAATTCAATACGATAGAAACATGAAAAGTCTTGAGGCGACTCACCGCCCAGTTCTAATTTTGGAATCGAGCAACTTGCCTGGTATGCTCAAGACTATCGAAATCCTCGGCCAATGCTCTGGGAAAAAGGCAGCGGTAGAAATGCTGATCAAAAGTCTCAATACCCGGATTGAAAGTGTAACAGCTAAGACCAAAAGGCTGGCTTTAAACCAAAGACCTCGGGTATATTTTTTGCATGAATTAGAGACATGGAAGACATTTGGAGCTGGTACGATTGGAGATGAACTTACGGACTTGGCTGGAGGATATAACATTGGCCGGGATTTTGGTACCGGTTACCCAAGGCCAACTCTAAGCGAAATCGCTCGCGCAAATCCGGACATTATTATTGCGGAAACGGGGTACGGCGAAAATCCACAAGCCCCCTTTGAAAAGGCATTGAACGAGCCCCAACTAGCCAACGTAAAAGCCATATTAACGAGGCAAGTGTACGGAGTTGATAGTAGCTTGATTAGTCGAGCCGGTCCCAGAATGGTTGATGGTCTCGAAAGCCTCGCGCGCATTTTTTACCCCTCAATATTTATTGCGGGTCATCAACTTTGA
- the aroF gene encoding 3-deoxy-7-phosphoheptulonate synthase has translation MKPPLFSSREFKQSDTEICVKNVKFGGKRIVIIAGPCTVVDKQELFETASQISKSKAAMLRGGAFKTRTSPRDFQGLGSTALKLLHEASRAYNLPIVTEITDFRDVDLIEKYADMIQIGARNMQNTALLKAVGESKLPVLLKRGFGNTVSELLSAADYILAQGNKNVVLCERGIRSFENSTRFSLDILAIPVIKTMSHLPLIVDPSHAAGNRGLVISASKAAIAAGADGLLIEVTSHPDTALVDGDQTLTTDQFQSLMEQLEVLIPAIGREV, from the coding sequence ATGAAACCACCTTTATTTTCGTCAAGAGAATTTAAACAATCCGACACAGAAATTTGCGTAAAAAACGTGAAATTCGGCGGCAAGCGGATAGTAATCATCGCTGGACCGTGTACTGTCGTTGATAAGCAAGAACTATTTGAAACGGCTTCTCAGATATCGAAGTCCAAAGCCGCCATGCTCAGGGGAGGAGCCTTCAAAACACGCACGTCACCCCGTGATTTTCAAGGTTTAGGTTCCACCGCTCTAAAACTGCTACATGAGGCAAGCAGAGCATACAACCTTCCGATTGTGACAGAGATAACCGATTTCCGGGATGTTGACCTCATAGAGAAATACGCCGATATGATTCAGATCGGTGCCCGGAACATGCAAAATACAGCCCTACTTAAAGCGGTTGGAGAGTCGAAACTTCCCGTATTGTTGAAACGAGGGTTTGGTAATACAGTCTCTGAATTACTAAGTGCAGCCGATTATATACTTGCCCAGGGTAACAAAAATGTTGTTCTGTGCGAGAGGGGAATACGTAGTTTTGAAAATAGCACACGCTTTTCGTTGGATATTCTGGCGATCCCCGTAATAAAAACAATGAGTCATTTACCCCTCATAGTTGATCCGAGCCACGCTGCCGGTAACAGGGGCTTGGTTATTTCCGCCTCCAAAGCAGCCATAGCAGCCGGGGCAGATGGTTTGTTAATCGAAGTTACATCTCACCCTGATACAGCTTTGGTTGACGGTGACCAGACGTTAACCACGGATCAATTCCAAAGCCTTATGGAGCAACTTGAGGTTCTCATTCCTGCAATTGGGAGAGAAGTATAG
- a CDS encoding adenosylcobalamin-dependent ribonucleoside-diphosphate reductase — MKKIAWVNDSMNTIVPPLITKNGQRVLEKRYLKRVNDRYETIDSMFRRVAKRVASAESLYSSGPETQIMEQDFFRAMAALEFLPNSPTLLNSDLDGQIASCFVLPVGDSIDEIFEAVKNTARVHQSCGGTGFSFSRIRPEGDVVHDQPGIAPGPVPFIQAFSLASNLVKQGGVRQGCNIGILNVDHPDILKFIAMKDDPEYLTNFCISVAITDKFLDALFTGGDYDLINPRTGQIQGYLNAQFVFDKITNQSWKTGDPGLIFIDRINRDQPTPILGKIEAVTSCAEQVLLPFECCHLGSINLAKMLKNSTDGTLVIDYPKIARTARLGIRFLDDCIDINNYPLPQIEEATKRTRKIGLSVMGYADMLVMLEIPYDSDLALETANKIMRLIDDEAHIASQELAQKRGVFPAYSGSKYDRPNGQRLRNASCTMIAPTGSLSLIAGCNNGIEPFFSMVFVRNILDGEHLLEVNPYFETYARENGFFSEDLLYRLVQGENLRDVPGIPEAAKRIFVTTNQVKPEWHVRTQGVFQKNIDGAIAKMINVPASTTPQEIGEIFLMAYREGVKGVTAYRDTSRKIQSLCNDENGCDLVRDYMRKL; from the coding sequence GTGAAAAAAATTGCATGGGTGAATGATAGTATGAATACGATTGTTCCACCTTTAATCACCAAAAATGGGCAACGTGTATTGGAAAAAAGGTACCTAAAGCGAGTTAACGACAGATATGAAACGATTGACTCCATGTTCCGGCGAGTGGCTAAACGAGTAGCTTCGGCGGAGAGCCTTTATTCCTCCGGACCAGAAACCCAGATTATGGAGCAGGATTTTTTTCGGGCGATGGCGGCTCTCGAATTCCTTCCTAATTCGCCTACTTTGTTAAATTCCGATCTTGACGGGCAAATAGCATCTTGTTTTGTGTTGCCAGTTGGTGATTCAATCGATGAAATCTTCGAGGCGGTAAAAAACACGGCTCGTGTACACCAATCCTGCGGGGGTACAGGATTCTCGTTTTCAAGAATCAGACCCGAAGGTGATGTGGTGCATGATCAGCCTGGCATTGCGCCTGGTCCTGTGCCATTTATTCAAGCGTTTTCATTAGCCTCAAACCTGGTAAAGCAAGGAGGTGTGAGACAAGGGTGTAATATCGGCATCTTGAACGTTGACCATCCAGACATCCTGAAGTTTATCGCGATGAAGGATGATCCAGAGTATCTGACCAACTTCTGTATTTCAGTAGCGATTACCGACAAATTTCTAGATGCTCTCTTCACTGGGGGAGATTACGATTTGATAAACCCCCGTACGGGTCAAATCCAGGGTTATCTAAATGCTCAATTTGTGTTTGATAAAATAACTAATCAATCTTGGAAAACTGGAGATCCTGGATTGATTTTTATCGATCGAATAAATCGTGATCAACCTACGCCGATTTTGGGTAAAATTGAAGCAGTAACAAGTTGTGCCGAACAAGTACTCCTACCATTCGAGTGTTGTCACCTTGGCTCAATAAATTTGGCCAAAATGTTGAAAAATAGCACCGATGGGACACTTGTAATCGATTACCCCAAAATTGCCCGAACCGCAAGGCTCGGTATCAGATTTCTGGATGATTGTATAGACATTAATAATTACCCTCTTCCTCAAATTGAGGAGGCCACAAAGCGGACCAGGAAGATTGGCTTGAGCGTTATGGGATACGCAGACATGCTGGTCATGCTTGAGATTCCTTATGACTCTGATTTGGCCCTGGAAACTGCGAATAAAATCATGAGACTTATAGACGATGAAGCCCACATAGCCTCACAGGAACTCGCCCAAAAGAGGGGGGTATTCCCTGCATATAGCGGAAGTAAGTACGACCGCCCCAACGGACAGCGGTTACGGAATGCTTCATGCACGATGATAGCTCCGACAGGTTCTCTGAGCCTGATCGCCGGATGTAATAATGGGATCGAACCTTTTTTTTCTATGGTCTTTGTCAGGAACATTCTTGATGGCGAACATTTACTAGAAGTGAATCCATACTTTGAAACTTACGCTAGAGAAAATGGTTTCTTTAGTGAAGATTTGTTGTATCGCCTTGTTCAAGGAGAAAATTTAAGGGATGTACCCGGAATTCCGGAAGCTGCAAAGCGCATTTTCGTTACCACAAATCAGGTGAAACCTGAATGGCATGTGAGGACTCAAGGTGTCTTTCAAAAGAATATCGACGGTGCAATAGCCAAAATGATTAACGTGCCCGCAAGCACAACCCCCCAAGAGATTGGAGAGATTTTCCTGATGGCTTATCGTGAGGGCGTGAAGGGTGTAACGGCATATCGTGACACAAGTCGGAAGATCCAATCCTTGTGCAATGACGAAAATGGTTGTGATCTTGTCAGGGATTACATGCGGAAGCTTTAA
- a CDS encoding response regulator transcription factor, with translation MKILIIDDDESILELLRLTFEFGWSEVELLEAKTGEQSLRIVEINSPDAIILDLGLPDMSGFQVIKLIRLFSKIPILVLSVQSSEQDKVKALTWGANDYLEKPFHQMELLARMKVLTRNVKRTNHDVSIRSGDWHFGRSVTELFRGSVFFDLTPVEGFIMHTLIKNAGQFIDTQRLIMEAWGGSSRTTPDTLRVHIHHIRSKIGDEHSNPKILINRPGRGYAFIDSDSPANF, from the coding sequence ATGAAAATATTAATAATTGATGACGACGAAAGTATTTTGGAATTGCTTCGCCTAACGTTTGAATTTGGATGGTCCGAGGTCGAATTGCTTGAGGCAAAGACTGGGGAACAGAGCCTTAGAATTGTTGAAATAAATTCACCTGATGCTATCATTTTAGATCTAGGTTTACCGGATATGAGCGGTTTTCAGGTGATAAAACTGATCCGTTTATTCTCCAAAATTCCAATCTTGGTGCTCTCGGTTCAGTCCAGTGAACAAGATAAAGTGAAAGCTCTCACTTGGGGAGCAAACGATTATCTCGAAAAACCATTCCACCAGATGGAATTGCTGGCTAGAATGAAGGTATTGACCCGAAATGTTAAACGTACTAATCATGATGTTTCAATTAGAAGCGGGGACTGGCATTTCGGAAGATCAGTAACCGAATTATTTCGAGGTTCTGTCTTCTTCGACTTGACCCCTGTCGAGGGTTTCATAATGCATACCCTGATAAAAAATGCGGGACAATTTATTGATACCCAACGTCTTATCATGGAAGCTTGGGGGGGATCTTCCCGTACAACGCCAGATACGCTGCGGGTTCATATCCATCATATTCGATCGAAAATCGGCGATGAACATTCCAATCCCAAAATCCTGATCAACAGGCCGGGAAGAGGATATGCTTTTATCGATTCGGATTCACCCGCAAATTTTTAG
- the cbiE gene encoding precorrin-6y C5,15-methyltransferase (decarboxylating) subunit CbiE produces MSIIGVGPGSSDWVSPASLTAIEQSDWIIGWELDFKPLGKLPDGKRIIFQTCADYKQIIEKTALEAFSAHASIAILKTGDPLIAPAGLEDLKRIFNKFDMRIIPGISTIQLTAAKVPVSLSDCQIFTYHPLPHDGGRDLRLKRKRMVFALERGFNLLVLTGVRQSPKQTASFLIHAGIDNRTPCLVCQNPGQLQETITRCSLEKLTNLNFDWQSVLVVINGKSPFKASACNP; encoded by the coding sequence GTGTCTATCATCGGTGTTGGTCCGGGATCTTCAGACTGGGTTTCTCCAGCATCTCTTACAGCAATCGAACAATCAGATTGGATAATCGGGTGGGAGCTGGATTTTAAACCTCTTGGTAAATTACCTGACGGGAAACGAATAATCTTTCAAACGTGTGCGGATTACAAACAGATCATCGAAAAAACAGCTCTGGAAGCTTTCTCGGCTCATGCATCAATAGCAATATTGAAAACTGGCGATCCCTTGATTGCGCCTGCAGGACTCGAGGATCTGAAACGTATTTTCAATAAGTTTGATATGAGGATTATTCCGGGTATCAGCACAATCCAACTTACTGCAGCGAAAGTCCCAGTTTCACTCTCAGATTGTCAGATATTCACCTATCACCCCTTACCACATGATGGCGGGCGAGACCTAAGATTGAAACGCAAGCGAATGGTTTTTGCCCTTGAACGTGGTTTTAACCTTTTAGTGCTGACGGGAGTGAGACAATCACCAAAACAGACGGCATCATTCTTGATTCATGCGGGAATTGACAATCGAACACCTTGCTTGGTGTGCCAGAATCCCGGGCAACTTCAAGAGACAATCACTCGTTGTTCCCTTGAAAAGCTTACTAACCTCAACTTTGACTGGCAGTCGGTGTTAGTAGTGATTAACGGGAAGTCTCCCTTTAAAGCTTCCGCATGTAATCCCTGA
- a CDS encoding PqqD family peptide modification chaperone, which produces MKVLLAFPPQWVPFSPYLSLPTLASYLRAGGVEVIQKDLNVESYEYMLSRSYLRRIRHTILTQFNSLESLNELTIEQQKEYNDLFIAKCLLRKLVKQIDEAKGVYRDKEKYYDLNKLASAKRLIDSALEVISLAHSPTHFSLTTFEMSPGQNSIDDIERATADKSENLFVDFYASNFIEFAKKHQPDVIAISIVSNTQLIPGLTLSRMLKESGIKSHIVVGGTTITCLKDSLYRLGSKFGEYFDSAIFYEGERPLLELVRCLENKQHLGKVPNLMFLDNGKIVTNEINTTEDIDLLPTPEFDGLPLKLYFSPDLVLPILASRGCYWSKCAFCSHGLIYNGTFRTRSIDKLINDFRTLSLKYQTKNFAFSDECISPHTLRLLSEKLIEADVQIKYSLEARFEKQFTRSLYNRLAESGLKIIYFGFESGCERLLNFMHKGISLDTAVEVCRNAHDAGIWNHLFIFFGFPTETLTEAQETADFLILHKDIIRSFSGGSFVLSKGSEVSNHPENYGIVKEEIPNYEFQVTYDYATTLGISQQQAKTLSEEIVDKIYKEYPSNSLIDVLGQDNLLHYLIHFENTDPFLISATLPDKSLNKIIGGTKKQITGKSIPTLHEHIVCESVRYNILEIRNHITHSSGNNVIPRVTNIIYDIDSGMTREITQTAKEILDLCDGMTTVTRVAKALAAKYRQNVTYIQDECSSFLKEMISNNVVFLKN; this is translated from the coding sequence ATGAAAGTTCTACTTGCATTTCCGCCCCAGTGGGTTCCTTTTAGCCCATATTTAAGTCTGCCGACTCTTGCATCGTATTTAAGAGCGGGGGGTGTCGAGGTTATCCAAAAAGATCTGAACGTCGAATCGTACGAATACATGCTTTCACGATCCTACCTCAGGCGCATAAGACATACTATATTGACGCAATTCAATTCTCTTGAATCTCTCAATGAGTTGACGATCGAACAACAAAAAGAATATAACGACCTCTTTATCGCAAAGTGCCTTTTACGTAAATTGGTGAAACAAATCGACGAAGCGAAAGGGGTTTATCGGGACAAGGAAAAATATTACGATCTTAACAAGTTGGCATCAGCCAAAAGGCTGATCGACTCGGCGTTGGAAGTAATATCCTTAGCCCACTCGCCTACACATTTTAGCTTAACTACATTTGAGATGAGTCCGGGACAAAACTCTATTGATGACATAGAAAGAGCGACGGCAGACAAATCAGAGAATCTATTTGTCGACTTCTACGCCTCCAACTTTATTGAGTTCGCTAAAAAACATCAGCCGGATGTCATCGCGATTTCAATTGTAAGTAATACTCAATTGATACCTGGATTGACTCTTTCCCGGATGCTAAAAGAATCGGGGATTAAATCGCATATTGTTGTCGGTGGGACCACAATAACATGTCTCAAAGATTCTTTATATAGGTTGGGATCGAAATTTGGTGAATACTTTGACAGTGCCATCTTTTACGAGGGAGAACGTCCTCTACTTGAACTTGTAAGATGTCTCGAGAATAAACAACACTTAGGAAAAGTCCCAAATCTGATGTTTCTCGATAATGGCAAAATCGTAACCAACGAAATCAATACAACCGAAGATATCGATCTATTGCCAACACCTGAATTTGATGGGCTGCCACTAAAATTGTATTTTTCTCCCGATTTGGTTTTGCCTATACTTGCTTCTCGTGGCTGTTATTGGTCAAAATGCGCCTTCTGCTCCCACGGATTAATCTACAATGGCACTTTTAGAACACGAAGCATCGATAAACTCATTAACGACTTCCGAACTTTATCACTAAAATACCAAACCAAGAATTTCGCCTTTTCTGATGAGTGTATTTCTCCTCACACTTTAAGATTGCTGTCTGAAAAACTTATCGAAGCCGATGTGCAGATAAAATATTCATTGGAGGCGAGATTCGAAAAACAGTTTACCCGGTCACTATATAACCGCCTTGCTGAATCTGGCTTGAAGATCATTTATTTCGGATTTGAATCGGGTTGTGAACGTTTACTCAACTTTATGCACAAGGGAATTTCTTTAGATACGGCCGTCGAAGTATGCCGTAACGCGCATGACGCGGGTATTTGGAATCATCTATTTATATTTTTTGGTTTCCCAACTGAAACATTAACAGAAGCTCAGGAAACAGCCGATTTTCTGATACTACATAAAGATATTATTCGATCGTTTAGTGGTGGGAGTTTTGTTCTATCGAAGGGTTCGGAAGTTTCAAATCATCCAGAAAATTATGGGATCGTTAAAGAAGAAATACCAAACTATGAATTCCAAGTGACTTACGATTATGCTACGACATTAGGGATAAGCCAGCAGCAGGCCAAAACACTCAGTGAAGAGATTGTAGACAAAATTTATAAGGAGTATCCGAGTAATTCTTTAATCGATGTTCTAGGCCAAGACAACTTACTCCACTACCTCATTCATTTTGAAAATACAGATCCATTTCTAATTTCGGCGACTCTCCCAGACAAATCACTAAACAAAATAATAGGAGGTACAAAAAAACAAATCACTGGGAAATCAATTCCGACTTTACACGAGCATATCGTATGTGAGTCCGTACGATACAACATTTTGGAAATTAGAAATCATATTACACATTCTTCAGGTAACAATGTAATTCCCAGGGTCACAAATATTATTTACGATATAGACTCAGGGATGACAAGAGAAATAACACAAACAGCAAAAGAAATCCTGGATCTATGTGATGGAATGACGACCGTGACTCGCGTGGCAAAGGCGTTGGCTGCAAAGTACAGACAGAATGTTACCTATATTCAAGATGAATGTTCTTCATTTCTAAAGGAAATGATTTCCAATAATGTAGTCTTCCTAAAAAATTAA